The following is a genomic window from Rutidosis leptorrhynchoides isolate AG116_Rl617_1_P2 chromosome 8, CSIRO_AGI_Rlap_v1, whole genome shotgun sequence.
GtcttttggacatgctttatttaaATCTGTAAAGTCGACACACATCCTCCATGAATTATCTGGCTTTCTTACCATAACCGGGTTTGCTACCCATGTCTGGTATTTTACTTCCCTTAATATTCCAGCATCCACCAATTTTTTAACTTCTTCTTTGAGAAATTTTGTTCGATCTGGAGCCATGCCTCTTTTCTTCTGACACACTGGTGGAATATTAGGATTCACACCAAGCTTATGTTCAGCCACATGACGTGGTACTCCAGTCATATCAGAATCTTGCCATGCAAAAACATCCAAATTTGTGGCTAAGATTTTGTAAAGCTTTTCTTTTGTTTCTTTTGTTATtgtgtttccaattattattttctgatctggaaactcTGGATTTGGTGATATTGACCCATCTTCATGAATGATTGGGTTAACAGCTGTTCTGTTTATTTGTACACATTCTATTGGTCTTCTCCGTTCAGCGTACAGCGTGGCAATGCCAGCCGGTGTGGGGAATTTCATCATTCCGTGTACCGTTGACGGCACAGCTCCGAATGCCATCATGGCTGATCGTCCTAAAATGACATTATACTGCGAATTTGCTTTTATAACCAAAAATTCAATATGGGCAGTTCTtttaaatggcatttttcccaatacaACTTCTAAAACTACGCTTCCTTTTGACCATGACGGATCATTAGCAAAGCTTGCTAAGGGAACAAATGTGTCCTTTAGCTTTTCCTTAACTCTGTCCGGTAGTTGTATaaaacaatgttcatacatgatATCTGCTCCCGCTCCGGTATCGGTATATATTCCTCCAACAACATAATTTTCTATTCGAGCTTCAATCACTACAGGAGCGTCAGATGGATTTGTGTTAAACATGGAAGGAAAAGCAATCATTTCCCGTTTCCAATCTTCTAACGTTTCTGCTTTTCTTCGCTGTCCGGCTTGCCATGAATGTATCATGTTTGCTTCAATGGGTGTTATTTGACAGTTACGCCTTTTGGTGCTCTTGAAAGTTTAGTGGTTCTTTAGAACGGGTGGCGccatctgttagtacgattttctgtatagcggctgtaaggtactagtacagaaaactagctgctcagcgtgtggtgtatactgttgattgttgtttgccctcaagaaataatctctgcagacccggaacacagatgtaagatctgtggggtggcctcaatcaatctgtggatcaatctgtaatgattcatctagcgcactgctgctaagcgactaatgttattttagagtgagaaagaactgtgtgagagagaaagtgtacttctctctgactgaagttcagatccgaATCATGTCAaattttataggcgtagaatgtccgaaattcacgggatacacgtgtcaatcactgaatggttctgttacgtgaagtatcctgaATGTCGGTGgcctgtgctgacgtggctgcgtgctgttcacgcgctgagttaaagggcttatgcatagaagttgcctgcagggcttacgcttgacgctgggcggcctgctggaCTCTGGGCGGTAAATTCTGAAGATCAACAATTTTAGCTAtctcttgtgctctttgatcgagttttctgtataaaaatgatgtttttatgcgtgtatctatTAGGATACACCATTACGCATAAAACAATTAAaacaacgattacaattaacacgtacgcatatagacttgagcaattgacaacataactatgaactcttataaaaatcagattttaagaattagggttagctatttatacctttgatcgcgaaaAGAACAATACACACGCGTAGAGGATGACACGAATTGAAACTTTAATGTTCAAGGTTAAGGCTAAAAATTAAAATTGAAGGGTGTTGTGTTGGTGGTGGTGATCGCCGAATGGAGCAAAAGGGGAGGGAGGGATTGACTGCTAATAGGGTTGGGAAAATAATAAGCAGTTTAGGTTTACTAGTCCATATATAGTTAGGCCAAATATCACTAATTAACAAATAAGTCCCTCAATTAAgtcaaaaattaaaatataagggggagggaagggggtttcggccgaatgggccccacatggggttcccgggcactcgttttgcaatctcgtgtaatcgtggtccattttaagtgccgtttagtcgtaccgaaggcccggaacgctaacttgatcgttaaacgcaaccaattgtttgatttattaaaaacctaataaattaaatattttaaaaagttaataattaataaaattaattattaaaataaacccgagcgtttcgttgctcaaaaagctattatcaaaatcgtatcgtttttatcgtatttcattatctgaaatatttatttgaattaatatcaacccatattaattattgaaaccctccgaagatcaagtacgcatttaatacacgtaaatgcataaaagttaaataatcgtcgttaagtaactaacggaaggttaacggaagtaacggaaaaatcagggttgttacattacccacctgttattgaaaatttcgtcccgaaattttagtgatcgttcaCTGAAGTATTTTCCTCGGGGAACAGTtgcggatatttcagcctcatatggtcttcacgctcccacgtgaactctggtcctcttctcgagttccaccgaactttaatgatgggaattctgctttgcttcaactgtttgacttcacggtccaagatttcaacaggttcctcaatgaaatgaagtttgtcgtcgatacgtagttcctctaaaggaataatcaaattatcatcggctaggcacttctttagattggatacatagaaaacgtcatgaataccgctgagtgcttgtggcaattccaatctgtaagctaccggtccaactctttcagttatctcaaacggtccaacatatctaggactcagtttacctcgtttcccaaatcgtacaacgcccttccaaggtgataccttaagcataaccttgttacCAACTTGGAACTCAatatccttccgtctaacatcgacgtaactcatttgatgacttcgagccgttctcaattgttcctgaatctgtagaactttttcagttgtctcctgaataatctcaggacctgtcaactgactatctcccaactcgctccaacaaacgggagatctacacttccttccatacaactcTTCGAAAGGttcagctttaatactcgcatggtagctgttattgtatgagaactcagccagtggtaaatacttatcccatccgtttccgaaatcaatgacacacgctcttagCATGTCCACAAAAGTCTGAAtatttcgttcgctctggccatccgtctgggggtgatatgttgtactcatatctaaacaggtccccattgctttctataatgattgccaaaacctggaagttaATCTGCTGTCGAGGTcgaatataatggatataggcactccatgcctagagacgaattccttaatgtagatctgagccaacttctccattttatcaatttcccttatcggtaagaagtgtgcggacttagtgagacgatccacgataacccaaatagtatcgtgacctcccgccgttctcggtagtttcgtaatgaagtccatggaaataccttcccacttccactggggaatctcaggttgagttaataatcctgatggcttctgatgttcagccttgactttagcgtaagttaagcacttcccgacataggtagcaatgtcagctttcaaatttggccaccaataaaacgccttcaaatcttggtacattttatctgatcctggatgaattgagtatctcggcttgtgtgcttcctccaacactagttctctcaatccaccaaactttggtacccaaattcggttagcaaagtaccgtgttccgtcctccttgatgtcaaatttcttatccattcctctgagaaattcaacatcgacattttcttgtttcatggcttcttgttgtgcttcgcggatttgtgatgtgagattcgtacggacaaatatgttaagcgctttaaccctaagaggtttctctcgctcctttctgcttaaggcatctgccacaacactcgccttgcccggatggtattgaagttcgcagttataatcgttaagtagttccatccaacgtcgatgTCTCATGTTGAGcggcttctgatcgaatatgtgctgtaaactcttatggtcagtgaagatagtgaacttggttccaaacaggtagtgtctccacatttaaagtgcaaagacaacagctcctaactcaaggtcgtgcgtagtgtagttctactcgtgaatctttaactgacgcgatccataagcaataaccttgttttgttgtataagcacgcaacccattccttgacgtgaggcatcacaataaataacaaaatcttcacttccctcgggtagagacaatactggtgcagttgttaacttctacttcaacaactgaaatgcagtctcttgcggttctgaccactcaaacttcttgcccttatgtgtcaacgcggttaatggtcgggcgatcttagagaatccttcaatgaatctcctgtagtaaccagctagacccaaaaattgcctaatctgcgttggcgtctttggagtttcccaattcttaacttactcaatctttgcaggatcaacctgtattccattggcccctacaacatggccaagaaattgtacttctggtaaccaaaagtcacacttagagaactttgcatacaactgctcttctctaagcatagtcaatatcaaaCGTAGATGCTGcttgtgctcttctctgttcttggagtacaccaatatatcatcaataaacacaatgacgaatttatctaggtatggcttacacacacggttcatgaggtccatgaacactgctggtgcatttgtcaaaccaaatgacatcactgtaaactcataatttccataacgtgttctaaacgctgtcttcaggACATcaacttctttgactctcaattggtgatacccgaatctcaaatcaatcttcgaataacaactggatccctgcagctaatcaaataagtcatcaatcctcaatagcgggtaccgattcttgattgtcaacttgttcaattctctgtagtcgatacacaatctcatcggccCATCCTTCctcttaacaaacaggaccggagctccaacttgggaattcgtggttatgtgacacaccttctagtacatgtcacaatttagggcatcacaaccctcatgttcttcactatgagaagctcttgtagttctaaaggtgcaaatgCGTATATTGcacgcgtaacgggtgcagctgtTGGCACCAAATTAATCCGAAATTTGACTTCACGATGAggtggacgtgtaacctcaggACAATCTCTAATAGTTAGGAAATATTCGGGTCTCCTAAATGTCGGCTCAtttttactcacatgtgccagatttgcgagacattctcatctcctgtacttctggaccttcgagtaattagtgtaacatgacggtgtactgatctcttctTCGTACACTATTATCGTTGGTGAAAGAAATTTGAATAGTCTTCTGGTCGTAACTGCCTCGGTTGTAtggtcagataaccagtttgtttcaaccactaagttaaaacttcccagtttaatagttttatagagtacatgttgtctaaggaaggtacatgtTTATAAATGTCGTGACCAatttctctagcgttaaagcttctctcagcaccggtgttgatagcatatataaacattatggttgatgagcgagaacgtgatgattttcatggaaaacgaaaatgaaaaaggtgtaatggcaactcaaacaaaatatgatatttaattgaaaagggttggtacaaactcccagacgggtgtgtctcgcaggaacagatgaagtgtagttcgcgtcgatgtgttcaaagttggttggtaatgtttgtgggtataatgaaaatgattgtcgcttaagaatagtatgttggaacaaaatgatgtgggatatggtaacgggtagcattactagtagcaatgagtggtggcattagtgataagtagcgatgggttgtgataagcagtgatgatagtagtgacgtataagttgctagatagcatgctcacatcataagtacatgcacatgtactctaatgcacccaataaggcataatggtcttcagtcggtagggtcgtgttggaaaacaaaatcatggacggcggatggctgaatgataggtaagttggtaatcgagtggacaatatctactacgtattgtgtgGGCGGTTATCAtgaattcctcctctaaagacgtatcagaaatgagttgtgatgcacattagcgagtagtaaaacgcggaggtgttggtagtgtcgagtagtacttagtagtggtaagcagtaatgagtagtattgagtagtagtaagtagcaaggggtagcagtaagtagtatttagtaatgagaagcagtgatcagtcgtgactagcagtgagaggcggcgttgagtagtagttatcagtgataaacagtactgagtagtggtatgagatgacgagtgtgttcaagtggtgtcttagtagtgacaagtagtgtttggtggtgacagacagtgtcgagtagtgatgagttgggtcaagatcacaagttacttacaagctatattaacaattaatttgcACATGGTAAGTTTCTTCTCACATTCGGGGTTATGCGGTTTGTGTTCTAAACGTTGTCTATCcaggtaacctacttgactcggccccaattccttatttcgcgatgtcggaacttctatatgagttaccgtaatgtaatcccggtcattacattacgctatctcacatttccattcgacatcactccataagttcaagatggcgtagtcaacttaatttagctAAATATGGCTTCgggtgtacgtatgtgtttcgtgatatagCGTATTTAGTCCATGTTACATGGTATCAGGCGTATATGTATGTGGGGTAATGTGTAGCCttacatgtagcattgtgaagcaaatagtgcaggtatggtgtataaaagtcgtccaagacacactgctatagactagacttcactaatgcgccctacggttagacacactaatgtatcctagtttcctatagccacagctctgataccatctatcaTATCCCAGGTAAcatgttccccgtagcatgatattgtccgctttgcccgtaggcgcacggatttttcttggtgaccaaagatgacgaacactttcccaggatgTCACCCATCCTGGGAGTGCACtcgtccgagcacgcttaactacagagttctcatgagatctgctgcgcttgtggtcccaaaacgcgtcatgctaggaaaggtctccacacccttataaggcatgctttgttcccctctccaaccgatgtaggacacagcgtcctcgctatgcacgtttggtccgggacctggctctgataccaaatgtaacaccctgTCAAAATCCCTTTGACGgaacgttaactctggtcccagtgcttggcctgacttctacgtaacggcaacaatttacagcggaagcaattaatacctgcgaataacaacacgcaaaaacaggtcaacaaataatgttggtgaatctacaggtttaaagtaatgtaacagtatctgaaaaacagttataagaaaaatagtttagtttccttgaccaggagattctatcgtctgcataaaccgagcacctgaatactagcattgacccgagtatagaagccactatacccgaccttacctcgtaaaacgttatacacttgttcaaatgtatttaatgttcaaagtaaatgcaccacagtttttatagcgagtgaggttgtcaacctaacggatccgtccatctaaattgtgcttacaccgatggtattaaaagtattcaagctagaggctttttgaacaaactcattatgcatatgtgtagtactcatgttaatacaaagtatttgaaaatgtaaatataacagcgtgtattctcatccctgaaaacatgtaaaaagcgggactgtagactcacctttgaataaagctcggattaaaaagtgaacaattaacttgtacgatttatagccgagtaatgcaacctaagtatacgtatttaggttggtcaatatatgtatcttaaataagtgtggttttatagtgtacattgtcttattgctcgactcgacgcgtttccaagtaaaagtcaacatatatcatgcaagtcaaacaaagtcaaccgaaggtcaaacttggtcaatgtggtcaactaaagtcaacttcagtaggttcatgtcaaatattggtcaacatatcaaacctaagtcaaacaatatgttttaggtcatgaatgatcattttcacaatttcagtttatcgttatgcacaaagttcatgaatatgtagcatacttagcacattatctcatagtaaaaaattcaagtaatcatgaaaaactccagatcataaatatacttaaaatcaattccaaaaagtccggccagggactcatacgacaattaaaagtcaggaatcagaagggatacatttggggttttccaagtcagtttctgaccgcgcactgatttcattttggctataaccggagttaggaacatgcaattgatacaagactagtgtccatagttcaaggacaaatcaaagtaacacatataaaaaatctagcaacttttgtttagccattttgtacagtttattcgtgcaagttgaacattcagttttcagctcaaatcagaattcacataaagtatggccctattgtgcccaatgcataaggtttcaaggattgacataaactaacaataagtcttatatcatgttaagtttcattttccagaagcatacatgctcatgcaattcacataatccacagagtacaaaaccgtgagcaatttacagattcgattctcatttagttagtcacattcgcacgcaattatccgaagatctatttagcctatgatatccacatgaaagatgaagtaatttttgtctaattttcaaatatgtaaagctttaatcacagaagctaacacattttatcatacaaggttattttcatgcaagtgctgtataaaactacttttacactaattcaagcatatctcgggctatacataagcaaacgacatgatatcctagtctaaattgagtgtttttaaattatatttccagtggtataagtctctcattccaattcattgtctatcaataccagatttctgatcaagcaacaaaaacacaacgataattcaaattgacataacttaatcatacggaaacaaaatcaagcgaatccacagcctaaactcaatagtttttcgcaaggaatctgattataacataataattaacatttgaaaaacttaatttttctgatcaaacacatacaaattcgtttttaaaccgtagcgcatcaaacaatcaaaacaacgattacaattaacatgtacgcgtatagacttgagcaattgacaacataactatgaaactcttataaaaatcagattttaagaattagggttagctatttatacctttgatcgcgaaaAGAACAATACATACGCGTAGAGGATGACACGAATTGAAACTTTAATGTTCAAGGTTAAGGCTAAAAATTAAAATTGAAGGGTGTTGTGTTGGTGGTGGTGATCGCCGAATGGAGCAAAAGGGGAGGGAGGGATCGACTGCTAATAGGGTTGGGAAAATAATAAGCAGTTTAGGTTTACTAGTCCATATATAGTTAGGCCAAATATCACTAATTAACAAATAAGTCCCTCAATTAAgccaaaaattaaaatataagggggaGGGATGGGGGTTTCGTCCGAATGGGCCCCACATGGGGTTCtcgggctctcgttttgtaatcccgtgtaatcgtggtccgttttaagtgccgtttagtcgtaccgaaggcccggaacgctaacccgatcgttaaacgcaaccaattgtttaatttattaaaaacccaataaattaaatattttaaaaagttaataattaataaaattaattattaaaataaacccgagtgtatcgttgctcaaaaagctattatcaaaatcgtatcatttttatcgtatttcattatccgaaatatttatttgaattaatatcaacccatattaattattgaaacccttcgaagatcaagtacgcatttaatacacgtaaatgcataaaagttaaataatcgccgttaaataactaacggaaggttaactgaagtaacggaaaaatcagggttgttacaacaTAGAAAAGTGtaaaataatacacttgatttattatgaaatagaatctattgagttgaagcagagagtatagttaacgattgttaagtcattaacaaaggatgtatgtcgtagcatattagtaatatgaattaaccgagtagtatctaccctttttcaattcatacataatagtttAGTTTGaacagatatattatggtttcaaaaattcatataatatataaattttctaggaataatgagttaatacttccatAACTTAttatttcaatatacccattggtgattgtggtgccgatatcgtcggtggttatggagctggtgtagcTTGTGGTGTTACAGATGTTGCTGGTGTGGGTGAtattgatggtgatgctggtgttaCTTTTGGTGGCACTTGTGTAACAAGTCTAGTTTTTAATTCACgctccattcttgtcagggtttctattctctggTATTTCTATCCATTCATCTGATTTGCGatttgaataaataatctctaagactttggagattacataatcgtcgcagaatgtttctccaatgaagttatgaatcaatacttcatcggttattgtttttggtactccttggtatctatggtgcgtatgacgttgatgctcgaggtacagattgtgatgtcgaggtgtaggatgcggatgttgttgttggtggtagtggtactgttggtgttgatgatggtggtactgttgatgctggtgatgctgttggtgcttgtaacctttgcaccatattttccaaagccactacccgagtgcgaagctcgttgacttcttctattacaccgggacgattgtcggttcggacgagcggatgaataagatctagaatgtgagatagtttataatcgtgacgagatactctgaaaatgagagagaaaatggtgtttcggacaggttcgccggtaagtgcttcaggttcttcgccaagagggaaatgtggtggatggaagggatcaccttcttcttgtctccaatgattaagtaggctatgaacccatccccaattcatccagaatagatgatggctaattggttgatccattccggtcacactgcttttggagctcgagtggaactccatatccgaatctgagggacttgaactagtggtgagttccatttcgtacgattgaataaaggattttttgatatgaaatgatttccggctatcggatggtattctaattacatagaatatctatatatatagagtaaaaatttcgtagattacggaggaatttactgaatatgtcaggcaaagtttacagtaacagatacgctaagatatgaactttgt
Proteins encoded in this region:
- the LOC139863763 gene encoding uncharacterized protein codes for the protein MIHSWQAGQRRKAETLEDWKREMIAFPSMFNTNPSDAPVVIEARIENYVVGGIYTDTGAGADIMYEHCFIQLPDRVKEKLKDTFVPLASFANDPSWSKGSVVLEVVLGKMPFKRTAHIEFLVIKANSQYNVILGRSAMMAFGAVPSTVHGMMKFPTPAGIATLYAERRRPIECVQINRTAVNPIIHEDGSISPNPEFPDQKIIIGNTITKETKEKLYKILATNLDVFAWQDSDMTGVPRHVAEHKLGVNPNIPPVCQKKRGMAPDRTKFLKEEVKKLVDAGILREVKYQTWVANPVMVRKPDNSWRMCVDFTDLNKACPKDNYPLP